The following DNA comes from Occultella kanbiaonis.
GAGACCGAGGAGGACTACGGGAACGGCGTGCACAAGATGATCTACCGCGATCCCGACGGGAACGAGATCGGGCTCGGTGGGGTGCTCGCAGCGGAGTAACCTTCCGTTATGACCCGATACGCTACGGTGGTCATAACGGAAGGGTGTCATGGAACCGAGCCGATCGATCATCGACCTGCCCTGGGGGCCGGTCTCCTACCTGCACTGGTCACCGCCGGCCGAGGCAACGACCTCGCCGTCCGTCGTAGTGCTCCTGCACGGCGGGAACGCGGACAGCGCATCGCTGTCCTGGGGCGAGCTGGGCGGGCACCTGGCCGCGGCTGGCCACCGCGTGATCGCGCCCGACCACCCGGGTTTCGGCGAGAGCCCGCGCGCCCCCTGGACGGCGACCCAGGACCGGCTCGTCACCTACGTCGGGGAGTTCGTGGACGCCCTCGGGCTGGGGGAGTACGCGATCGGCGGCCTCTCGCTCGGCGGCGGGCTGACCATCGGGCACGTCCTCGCCCGTCCCGAGCGCGTCACGGGCGCGATGCTGTTCGGCAGCTACGGGCTCCAGGACCGCCTCACCGACGGCTGGCTCAGCCTGCCCACCCAGACCCTGACCTGGCTGGCGCTGCGCACGGGCCCGCTCGGTCTTGCCCAGGAGGCATACGCGCGTAGCCCGCGACTGCTGGCCAGCGGCATGCGGCAGATCGTCCGCAGTCCGGACCGGCTGACCGAGGACCTCCTCGCGGAGATCACCGTGG
Coding sequences within:
- a CDS encoding alpha/beta fold hydrolase, encoding MEPSRSIIDLPWGPVSYLHWSPPAEATTSPSVVVLLHGGNADSASLSWGELGGHLAAAGHRVIAPDHPGFGESPRAPWTATQDRLVTYVGEFVDALGLGEYAIGGLSLGGGLTIGHVLARPERVTGAMLFGSYGLQDRLTDGWLSLPTQTLTWLALRTGPLGLAQEAYARSPRLLASGMRQIVRSPDRLTEDLLAEITVAAGRKGARVAFEQWQRDQVLWNRTRTNYQDRLPDVAVPTLVVHGSRDSGVPLARAREAAARIPDARLLVVDGAGHWVQRDRPDLVTPAVVRFLDTRGERDGGDGAAPAHP